The genomic interval TTAGGTATCAATTTTCTTTAATTTATTGTTTATATGTCTAAAAATTTTGTTGTATTAACCTTTGTTTCTTACGCCTTGTTCTTCGTTGATGAATATCCAGCCGACAACTTTTCCGATATTTATTTCTTTAAAGTTATCCCAGTAATCATCATTGAAAATATATCTTGAGCTGAAATTTTCATCCGTCATTGCCTTTGATTGTTTCATAATTGCTTTAAATCTTTCGTTCCATAGTTTCCAGTTCTTTTCACGTAAGTCAAACCAGCCGGCATCGCACCATTTATCTATGGTTTTTGGGTTTACATCGAATATATCCCCTTTTAAAACTGAAGGAGATTTAATGTCAGGTCCTCTTAATAATTTCTTTCCGTCAGGCAAAATAATAGGAATACCAATTGAAATGATTTCATTTCTGACTTTTGAATCCTTCTTAAGATATTCGTAAATTCTTTTTGCCGCTTTTTTATAATCTTCCTTAATATACTGATTGAAATTTTTATATATAAGTCTAATTAAATTTGCTTCAAAAAGAAGTTTTGTAAGTCTGGGCGGTCCGAGCATCTCAAAAGCAACTGAGTTTGTCTTATGCTTTTTCTCTAATGCCTTTATCTGATTAGTTGCGTACTGCTGCATAAATCCTGCCCTGTACGAAGGCTCCATTGAAGCGCTGTCGATTGCGTTGATAACATCGTGTCCCGTATTGTGTCCTTTGATTTCAAGAATTGCATTCTCTGCAATTTCTTCGGGAGTTACAAACTGCATCTGCCCGACTGTAGATATTGTTTCAAATTCGGCAGCGGAGAAAATTCCGTTCTCGCCGGTATCAATAAATACAGTTTTTAAGTTGCCGTTAGTTTTATATTTTTTTGCAGAGACTCTGTGGAATTTCTTTTCAAGCGGTTCTGCATCTTCCATTTTTGTATCAATCAAAGCAATTGGTCTTCCGCCTTTTTTAATTTCACCGTATGCAATTTTTTTCCATGCAATTGATGCAGTTGGCTTTAATTCTTTTACAGCAGGACCGTTTGGAGTTCTTGCCATTAAGAATAACAACAATGTATGCGCTCCTGCAACTGATGATTTGCTCAGCAGCATTCTTGACGGCTTCTCTTCGCTGTGGGTATATGGAATATTAAGACCCATACCGCCTGTTCCGCTTGTACCGATTTTAAGATAGAACTTCGTCTTAAACTCAGTCATACTGTAATATAAAATCTGAATGTGTCTTATTAACTGAGGTATGTATGAGACACACATAAATTTTTCAACAGCTTCTTTCAGTTTTTCATAATCACTATCTGCGCCTTCCATGAACTTCTGAATATCAGTAAACGATTTGAAAATATTCTGATAAGCAATAGCAGTTGCTGTATTGATACAATCGATAAC from Bacteroidota bacterium carries:
- a CDS encoding short-chain dehydrogenase yields the protein MDIRNKTVLILGGWGLVGSAIARNLIAEEPKKIILTSLKKEEAEDICKDLTKEFKKPKGFFVPWYGNVFVRNEFKDKNRELILKDAAERKKLMHDISDELNDDILHNSALYKMMQQHKPDIVIDCINTATAIAYQNIFKSFTDIQKFMEGADSDYEKLKEAVEKFMCVSYIPQLIRHIQILYYSMTEFKTKFYLKIGTSGTGGMGLNIPYTHSEEKPSRMLLSKSSVAGAHTLLLFLMARTPNGPAVKELKPTASIAWKKIAYGEIKKGGRPIALIDTKMEDAEPLEKKFHRVSAKKYKTNGNLKTVFIDTGENGIFSAAEFETISTVGQMQFVTPEEIAENAILEIKGHNTGHDVINAIDSASMEPSYRAGFMQQYATNQIKALEKKHKTNSVAFEMLGPPRLTKLLFEANLIRLIYKNFNQYIKEDYKKAAKRIYEYLKKDSKVRNEIISIGIPIILPDGKKLLRGPDIKSPSVLKGDIFDVNPKTIDKWCDAGWFDLREKNWKLWNERFKAIMKQSKAMTDENFSSRYIFNDDYWDNFKEINIGKVVGWIFINEEQGVRNKG